From the genome of Nicotiana sylvestris chromosome 2, ASM39365v2, whole genome shotgun sequence, one region includes:
- the LOC104210186 gene encoding probable metal-nicotianamine transporter YSL6 has protein sequence MGTENSGTVEITEPLLEEPSKKPDSDLEDSEIIPYWKDQITIRGLVVSAVLGTLFCIITHKLNLTVGIIPSLNVAAGLLGFFFVKSWTGFMSKLGFSVQPFTKQENTVIQTCVVACYGLAFSGGFGSYLLAMDEKTYKLIGPDYPGNRAEDVKNPGLLWMMGFIFVVSFLGLFSLVPLRKVMVMGYKLTYPSGTATAMLINSFHTNTGAELARNQVGRLGKYLSISFCWSCFKWFFSGIGDACGFDNFPTLGLTLFKNTFYFDFSPTYVGCGLICPHIVNCSVLFGAIISWGVLWPLISQRAGDWYPADLGSNDFKGLYGYKVFIAISLILGDGLYNLVKIVAITIREIFRSGSTQKDLPLVMEVIGGETSKLELERKKRDEIFLKDRIPFWFAASGYVALAAISTAAMPMIFPPLKWYLVLCSYVIAPALAFCNSYGTGLTDWSLASTYGKIGLFMIASLVGSNGGVIAGLAACGVMMSIVSTAADLMQDFKTGYLTLSSAKSMFVSQLVGTAMGCIIAPLTFWMYWNAFDIGSPDSPYKAPYAVIYREMAILGIEGFSELPKHCLALCCGFFVAALAINLLRDVTPAKFSQFIPIPMAMAVPFYIGAYFAIDMFVGTVILFVWERINKKDAEDFAGAVASGLICGDGIWTIPSAILSIFRINPPICMYFGPSVST, from the exons ATGGGGACCGAAAATTCTGGAACTGTGGAGATAACGGAGCCATTGCTAGAGGAACCCTCGAAAAAACCCGATTCGGATTTGGAGGATTCGGAAATTATTCCTTATTGGAAGGATCAGATCACGATTAGAGGCCTAGTGGTGAGTGCTGTGCTTGGGACTCTCTTCTGTATCATCACTCACAAGCTCAATCTCACTGTTGGTATCATTCCTTCTCTCAATGTCGCTGCTGGTTTGCTGGGGTTTTTCTTCGTCAAATCATGGACCGGTTTTATGTCGAAACTGGGTTTTTCTGTTCAACCCTTTACTAAGCAAGAGAACACCGTTATTCAGACCTGTGTTGTTGCTTGCTATGGCCTCGCTTTTAGTG GTGGCTTTGGGTCATACTTGCTAGCAATGGATGAGAAAACATACAAGCTTATAGGTCCTGATTATCCTGGAAACCGTGCAGAGGATGTTAAGAATCCAGGGTTATTATGGATGATGGGCTTTATATTTGTTGTTAGTTTCCTTGGCCTTTTTAGTCTTGTGCCTCTCCGTAAG GTTATGGTTATGGGTTATAAGCTCACATACCCTAGTGGAACCGCCACTGCGATGCTAATAAATAGCTTCCACACAAATACTGGTGCTGAACTTGCAAG GAATCAAGTTGGTCGTCTAGGAAAATATTTGAGCATAAGTTTCTGCTGGAgctgttttaaatggtttttcAGTGGTATTGGCGATGCATGTGGCTTTGACAATTTTCCCACCCTTGGGCTGACCCTATTCAAGAACAC GTTCTATTTTGATTTTAGTCCAACTTATGTTGGATGTGGTCTTATCTGTCCTCACATAGTCAACTGTTCAGTTCTCTTTGGAGCTATTATATCATGGGGTGTACTGTGGCCATTGATCTCCCAACGTGCTGGTGACTGGTATCCAGCAGACCTTGGAAGCAATGATTTCAAAGGTCTCTATGGATATAAG GTATTCATAGCCATCTCCCTCATACTTGGAGATGGGCTTTACAATTTAGTTAAGATAGTTGCAATCACCATAAGGGAAATTTTTAGAAGTGGCAGCACACAGAAGGATCTTCCCTTGGTCATGGAAGTCATAG GTGGTGAGACTTCCAAACTAGAATTGGAAAGGAAGAAGCGCGATGAAATTTTCCTGAAAGATAGGATACCGTTTTGGTTTGCTGCGTCTGGATACGTTGCCCTGGCGGCAATATCTACAGCCGCAATGCCAATGATATTTCCTCCTCTGAAGTGGTATTTGGTCCTTTGCTCATATGTTATTGCCCCTGCCCTTGCCTTCTGCAACTCCTACGGCACAGGACTTACAGACTGGAGCTTGGCTTCAACTTATGGTAAAATTGGTCTTTTTATGATTGCGTCACTGGTAGGAAGCAATGGTGGGGTCATAGCAGGATTGGCAGCATGTGGAGTTATGATGTCCATAGTCTCCACAGCTGCTGACTTAATGCAAGACTTCAAGACGGGGTATCTTACACTATCATCAGCTAAATCAATGTTTGTGAGTCAGTTGGTGGGAACAGCGATGGGTTGCATTATTGCGCCCCTCACATTCTGGATGTATTGGAATGCTTTTGACATTGGGTCTCCTGATAGTCCATACAAAGCACCATATGCTGTCATTTACCGAGAGATGGCCATTCTGGGGATTGAGGGATTCTCCGAGCTTCCAAAGCATTGCCTTGCATTGTGTTGTGGCTTTTTTGTGGCAGCTCTGGCCATAAACCTCTTGAGGGATGTTACTCCAGCAAAATTCTCCCAATTCATCCCTATTCCAATGGCAATGGCTGTACCATTCTATATTGGGGCCTACTTTGCAATTGACATGTTTGTTGGCACAGTGATATTATTTGTATGGGAGAGGATAAATAAGAAGGATGCAGAAGATTTTGCTGGTGCTGTTGCCTCTGGTTTGATATGTGGTGATGGGATTTGGACCATACCATCAGCTATCCTCTCTATCTTCAGGATTAACCCACCAATCTGCATGTACTTTGGGCCTTCTGTGAGCACCTGA